GAACTAGAAAGAAAGGTCATAGAGATATTATTACTTTATGGAAATCGTGAAGAAGAGTTTGAAGATCTTGTTTTAAAAGAAAATGATGATGGAGATCTCGTTTTAGAGCCAGAAGTACATACTACAAAAGTATTTGAGAAAATATATCTAGATCTTCAGGATGATGAAATAGAATTTACTAACAATAGTTTTAAAGAGATATATGTTGTTTTAATAGAACAATTACATCAAAATGAAGAATTTAAAATCGAAAATTTTATTAATCATGTGGCTCCCGAGATAGCTTCAGAGATCACAGCTATCATGATGAATGAAGAGCGATATACATTGCATAGATGGATAGATATGGAGATTCATGTAAAACAAAAAGATTTTACAATAGCCCAATATGTGAGTGATATTATTTTAAATCTACGAAGATTTCTGATTAGTCAAAAAGTAAAAGAGCTCTCACAAGAAGTGAAAGCTCCAAATACTGATGCCGATGATAATCAAGAAACCATACAGGATATCATGGATTATCTGTCATTAAAAAGAATATTGTCTGAGAAGCTAAACCGAGTAGTTTAGCTAATATGCAATAATCTGGATTGATGAATTAGATCAGCAAGATTATCCACTTTTAATTTTTTTAGCAGTCGTGTCTTATACGTACTTACCGTTTTTTCATTAATAGATAATGTAGAAGCTATATCTTTATTGCGTTTTCCAGAAGATAGCAGGTTGAGTACTTCTATTTCTCTGGAGGATAGTTTTTTATATTTTACAACCATATTATTTTCATTAGCATTTCCGTTTGCTAATTGTTGTGTAAGGTTATCATTTAAATATATACCACCCCTTGCAACGCGTTCGATTGCTTTTTTAAGTGTTTTTGTTGGTACTGTTTTGGATAAGTATGCCGAAGCTCCTGCTTTAATAGCACTTAAAGCATACATTTCTTCGGGATGAGAACTAAAAATAATTACTTTGATTCTGGGAAATTCTTTTTTAATAGTTCTCAATGCCATAATTCCATTGATCTGAGGTAAATCTAACTCCATGATGAGTACATCTGGAGTATTAGCTTTCAAAACATCATACATCTCGTTTCCGTTACTTACTTTGCCAATGATCTCATAATCTTCTGAGTTGCGAAATAAGGAAACGATCCCCTTCCTTGTAATTGGATGATGATCTGCGATTAATACGGTTGTCATTCTTGTTTACGATTGTTAATGTTAGTTTAATTTTAAGAGTGTAACATCTTAGGCTAGGGGTAATTTTCAAATCTTTGTGCAAAATTACTAAGAACTAGTCCTCGTAAACTTTTTTTTATGTATTTATCGACAAAATGTTGATTATAATAGATTAACGGGTATTTTACACACCGGAATAGGGATCATTTTGTGTTGGTTTACGGTATTTAGACGGATAAAAATTTTAAAAACCTCTTGTTCTCTTCCTTTAAAATCATCAATTTTTTTACCTTCATCTTTCATTTTCATAGCCCATTCTAATTCATCGTAACTTGCACCAATTTGATCTTCGTCACTTCTGCTATCTCCAAATAATCCATCAGTTGGAGGAGCAACTTGTATCGAATTAGGTACCTTTAAAGCTTCTCCTATAGCATATACTTCACTTTTTAGCAAGTTTGCAATTGGGCTTAAATCCACGCCACCATCCCCATACTTGGTGTAAAAACCAACTCCGAAATCTTCAACCTTATTACCTGTTCCTGCAACTAGATATTTGTATAAACCAGCAAAATAATATAATGTAGACATCCTTAATCGAGCTCTGGTATTTGCTAATGACAGATCAAGTTGTGCACTTGGAGCTGTCTCCGGAACCACAGATTTTAATTCTTCAAAAACCGGAGTTAGGTCAACTCTGATATCAGAAACATTAGGAAACCTTTCTTTTAATTGGGTAATATGCTCCTGGGCTCTGGTTACCTGACTCTGGGCTTGATGAATTGGCATTTCTACACAAAGCGTTTTTAATCCTGTTTTTGCACATAAAGAAGAAGTAACAGCACTATCAATCCCCCCGCTTACACCAATAACAAAACCTTCTATGTTTGCATTGGTAGCGTATTCTTTTAACCAGTTTACGATATGATCAATTACTTTTTCTGTTTGCATTCTTCGTTATTTGTTAGTGTTAATTTAAATCCGAATACGATGAGTATTTCAGTTTTATACTTCGTATTTCGATCTTTGTCTGTGGCAAT
The sequence above is a segment of the Aquimarina spinulae genome. Coding sequences within it:
- a CDS encoding response regulator is translated as MTTVLIADHHPITRKGIVSLFRNSEDYEIIGKVSNGNEMYDVLKANTPDVLIMELDLPQINGIMALRTIKKEFPRIKVIIFSSHPEEMYALSAIKAGASAYLSKTVPTKTLKKAIERVARGGIYLNDNLTQQLANGNANENNMVVKYKKLSSREIEVLNLLSSGKRNKDIASTLSINEKTVSTYKTRLLKKLKVDNLADLIHQSRLLHIS
- the nadE gene encoding NAD(+) synthase, producing MQTEKVIDHIVNWLKEYATNANIEGFVIGVSGGIDSAVTSSLCAKTGLKTLCVEMPIHQAQSQVTRAQEHITQLKERFPNVSDIRVDLTPVFEELKSVVPETAPSAQLDLSLANTRARLRMSTLYYFAGLYKYLVAGTGNKVEDFGVGFYTKYGDGGVDLSPIANLLKSEVYAIGEALKVPNSIQVAPPTDGLFGDSRSDEDQIGASYDELEWAMKMKDEGKKIDDFKGREQEVFKIFIRLNTVNQHKMIPIPVCKIPVNLL